Proteins co-encoded in one Trichoplusia ni isolate ovarian cell line Hi5 chromosome 19, tn1, whole genome shotgun sequence genomic window:
- the LOC113503587 gene encoding cyclin-dependent kinase 7 → MDEPTLRYEKIDFLGEGQFATVYKARDVKTDKIVAVKKIKIGSRLEAQDGINRTALREIKLLQELQHINLIGLLDVFGQKSNVSLVFDFMDTDLEIIVKDNTIVLTPANVKAYMIMTLKGLEYLHQNWILHRDLKPNNLLINREGILKIGDFGLAKAFGSPTRINTHQVVTRWYRSPELLFGARQYGTGVDMWAIGCILAELLLRVPFLPGESDLDQLSRIFQVFGTPNEETWPGMKNLTDYVQFKQFPPQQLRHIFSAASDDLIQLMESLLALYPPSRCDCTQALQMAYFCNKPAPTVGPKLPMPSNISKIEAEKPSLKRKLLENIDGGSLAKRLQF, encoded by the exons ATGGATGAACCAACCTTACGTTACGAAAAAATTGACTTTCTTGGAGAGGGACAG TTTGCCACCGTATACAAAGCCAGAGACGTAAAGACCGATAAAATAGTTGCTgtaaagaagataaaaatagGCTCCCGACTCGAAGCTCAAGATGGTATAAATCGAACAGCTCTGagagaaataaaacttttgcaaGAACTTCAACATATAAATCTCATTGGATTAttag ATGTATTTGGACAGAAATCAAATGTGTCCCTGGTGTTTGACTTCATGGACACAGATTTAGAAATAATTGTAAAAGACAATACTATTGTACTTACTCCGGCTAATGTTAAAGCTTACATGATAATGACATTAAAAG GATTAGAATACTTACACCAGAACTGGATATTACACAGGGATTTGAAACCTAACAATTTGTTAATAAACCGAGAGGGCATCTTGAAGATTGGTGACTTCGGTCTAGCTAAGGCTTTTGGGTCACCAACTAGAATAAACACCCATCAAGTTGTGACACGTTGGTACAG ATCGCCAGAACTTCTATTTGGGGCCCGGCAATATGGTACAGGAGTTGATATGTGGGCAATAGGTTGTATATTGGCTGAGTTGTTACTCAGAGTACCCTTTTTACCTGGAGAGTCTGATCTTGACCAACTTTCTCGTATTTTCCAAGTATTTGGCACTCCAAATGAAGAAACATGGCCA GGCATGAAGAATTTGACGGATTACGTCCAGTTTAAGCAGTTCCCGCCTCAGCAGCTGCGGCACATATTCAGCGCTGCTTCTGACGATCTCATACAACTTATGGAGAGTCTGTTGGCGCTGTACCCGCCTAGCCGATGCGACTGCACGCAGGCGTTGCAGATGGCGTACTTTTG TAATAAACCAGCTCCTACTGTGGGCCCTAAGCTGCCAATGCCTTCAAATATTAGCAAAATTGAAGCCGAAAAGCCCTCGTTGAAAAGAAAGCTTTTGGAAAACATTGATGGCGGATCCTTAGCCAAAAGACTACAGTTTTGA
- the LOC113503582 gene encoding tubulin polyglutamylase TTLL13-like isoform X1, which translates to MEVDLQDTFLRDEDQLSQHSSKQTYSVPNKRKNDKQEEKTVTDQQAKEEKEQAENIASMLMRNYDTKLYGEDDTSQPTSRTAPIIPIEATRKKKKRRSIWYYLIRSQISICLTNCRYESIRKVASAFGMREVSEEDAWNFYWTDMSVSVERAKEMKRFQRINHFPGMLEICRKDLLARNLNRMQKIYPKEYNFFPKTWCLPADFGEALNYSKSRKNKTFIIKPECGSQGRGIYLTKSLKDIKPTDKLICQVYLSKPYLVDGYKFDIRVYTLITSCDPLRIFVYNEGLVRFATSRYADPNVNNTTNVFMHLTNYALNKHSRTYVYDSEAGSKRKISTLNKILLSQGVDLDRLWHAIDQVIVKTIISAWPILKHSYHACFPSHDMVHACFEILGFDILLDHKLHPYILEVNHSPSFHTDTQLDREVKEGLLTDTFTMLNIWQCDKRRVLEEDRKRIRDRLLQTNKFAEFTPTEDKEPEKSPWQTQIQWEETHLGNFRRVYPVGEQYASLFQQPSGSLYTGTASSRARGDCTRLQREEFQQTKAKAEALKKPSQPKASKEGEKKSVEEGSSTTTAITSNTTTTDKTAKTKSRADKEQKRKEKDKDKDDKDKKLSSRPSLAQQPVAEKESKPTYVLCSFEPDPIVEKEERERVNLLAQRDFLIRSYGMLEQIYLVMKKMGTLRPEDERKYGVYGRLSVVSNSPKTATKKSKTVAHKPNNHGDHLDNGLQVECRDVVIWERGPRCAGGRSAATHLARTAYTIWKMNSLDTIPRPK; encoded by the exons ATGGAG GTGGATTTACAAGACACTTTCTTGCGTGATGAGGATCAGCTATCTCAACACAGCTCAAAACAAACTTATTCAGTAccaaataaacgaaaaaatgataaacaag AGGAGAAAACGGTAACTGATCAACAAGCTAAAGAGGAAAAGGAACAAGCTGAAAATATAGCGTCTATGCTTATGCGTAACTACGACACCAAGTTATATGGTGAAGATGATACGTCGCAGCCTACGTCACGTACTGCACCTATAATACCTATAGAGGCCACAcgcaagaaaaagaaaagaaggag tATTTGGTATTACCTTATTAGATCTCAAATATCGATATGTCTAACAAATTGCCGCTATGAATCTATACGGAAAGTGGCAAGCGCTTTCGGAATGCGAGAAGTATCTGAGGAGGATGCTTGGAATTTCTACTGGACTGACATGAGCGTATCTGTGGAGCGAGCGAAGGAAATGAAGAGGTTTCAGCGCATCAATCATTTTCCTGGCATGTTAGAAATTTGCAG AAAGGATCTGTTGGCACGGAATTTGAATAGAATGCAGAAAATTTATCCAAAGGAATATAATTTCTTTCCAAAAACTTGGTGCCTGCCAGCAGA TTTTGGCGAAGCCCTTAATTATAGCAAATCTCGTAAGAATAagacttttattataaaacccgAATGTGGCAGCCAGGGTCGCGGCATTTACTTGACTAAGTCGCTAAAGGACATCAAACCAACTGACAAACTTATATGCCAG gtGTATTTATCAAAACCGTATCTAGTGGACGGCTACAAGTTCGACATTAGAGTTTACACTCTCATTACTTCTTGTGATCCTCtaagaatatttgtttataacgaAGGACTTGTAAG gTTCGCAACAAGCAGATACGCGGACCCCAATGTAAACAACACTACGAATGTGTTCATGCACCTGACTAATTATGCGCTGAACAAGCACAGCCGCACCTACGTTTACGACTCAGAAGCTGGCAGCAAGCG CAAGATATCGACTTTGAACAAGATCCTGTTGTCGCAAGGCGTCGATTTGGACAGGCTGTGGCATGCTATAGACCAAGTGATCGTCAAGACTATCATATCCGCGTGGCCGATACTCAAGCACAGTTACCATGCCTGTTTCCCCTCGCATGATAtg GTGCATGCCTGTTTTGAAATACTTGGCTTCGATATCCTTCTGGACCATAAGTTACACCCTTATATATTGGAA GTGAATCATTCGCCGAGTTTTCATACGGACACACAATTGGATCGCGAGGTGAAAGAAGGATTGCTCACCGATACATTCACTATGCTGAATATATGGCAATGCGACAAGCGGCGCGTGCTCGAAGAAGATCGCAAACGGATACGAGACAGACTGCTCCAGACTAACAA GTTCGCTGAATTCACACCAACCGAGGATAAGGAACCAGAAAAAAGTCCGTGGCAAACACAAATACAGTGGGAGGAGACGCATCTTGGAAATTTTAG ACGTGTGTACCCGGTGGGCGAGCAGTACGCGTCGCTGTTCCAGCAGCCCTCGGGCTCGCTGTACACGGGCACGGCCTCGTCGCGCGCCCGCGGCGACTGCACGCGCCTGCAGCGGGAGGAGTTCCAG CAGACGAAAGCTAAAGCGGAAGCGCTGAAGAAACCCTCGCAGCCCAAAGCTTCTAAAGAAGGTGAAAAGAAGTCAGTCGAAGAGGGAAGCTCCACGACTACCGCTATCACTTCCAACACAACCACCACAGACAAGACCGCCAAAACTAAAAGCCGCGCGGACAAGGAACAGAAACGcaaagaaaaagataaagacAAAGATGATAAAGACAAGAAACTTTCCAGCAGACCCTCACTTGCACAGCAACCG GTGGCCGAAAAAGAGAGCAAACCGACGTACGTGCTGTGTTCATTTGAGCCTGATCCCATTGTGGAGAAAGAGGAACGTGAGCGGGTGAACTTGCTAGCGCAGAGGGACTTCTTGATAAGAAGTTACGGCATGCTAGAGCAG ATCTATTTAGTCATGAAAAAAATGGGAACCCTAAGGCCCGAGGACGAACGAAAATATGGTGTCTACGGACGACTTTCAGTGGTATCTAACTCGCCCAAG ACCGCCACAAAGAAGAGTAAAACAGTCGCTCACAAGCCAAACAACCACGGAGACCACTTGGACAACG GCCTGCAGGTGGAGTGCCGCGACGTCGTGATCTGGGAGCGGGGCCCGCGCTGCGCGGGCGGCCGCTCCGCCGCCACGCACCTGGCCCGCACCGCCTACACCATATGGAAAATGAACTC ATTAGATACGATTCCTCGTCCCAAGTGA
- the LOC113503584 gene encoding GPI mannosyltransferase 2, translating into MYSPRQKILWFAFTTRVTVIVLQAIFNLIIPDHEANVFISPEDPNLRKTHADFVVDKLLGGFKRWDAQYFIHIAQYGYTYENCLAFFPLFPLLVRYVAYGLNSLFGTLLNFHSTLLISATILNIGMFIKSADVLHRLSLRVLRSECRAYKSVILYCINPASIFFSAPYSETLFAWMSFYTMFKCTENESLRFANIDILSGLPAGFSMMTRSNGSVNLGFILYTSFKNVIERTLPEIVYKYRTLKHKIILPLLLLPLFTSFISLFLTVIIALLPFLLVQTYNYFKYCVHSDHNLPDFLSNTEYVLPGSAESPWCNSTLPLSYSYIQTHYWDVGFFKYYKLKQIPNFLLAAPIILLVLYHCLSYIFCNIRLCLRLGLKTSVIGYTNKMPYRPKQYSKCFGTNDPAMFVYVVHMLFLCIFCIVFVHIQVSTRLLASASPILYWICSSKMNVGPTPTSDQNTINEHFRRIGIGKRIPPHHLSIANLEGVDNMYSKWKTFIISRKMPDFHSRMIQYYFIGYYLIGTVLFSNFYPWT; encoded by the coding sequence ATGTATTCCCCTCGGCAAAAGATTTTGTGGTTTGCTTTTACTACCAGAGTTACCGTTATTGTCTTACAAGCTATATTCAATCTTATCATTCCGGATCATGAAGCGAACGTTTTTATCAGTCCAGAAGATCCGAACTTGCGCAAAACGCACGCCGACTTTGTAGTGGATAAATTATTAGGTGGCTTCAAGAGATGGGACGCTCAATACTTTATACACATAGCGCAGTATGGTTATACATACGAAAATTGTTTAGCATTCTTCCCTCTATTTCCATTACTTGTTAGATATGTTGCATATGGTTTGAATAGTCTATTTGGAACTCTGTTAAACTTTCACAGTACTTTGTTGATATCagcaacaattttaaatataggtatgtttattaaatCGGCTGACGTACTGCACAGGCTGAGCTTGAGAGTGTTACGAAGTGAGTGTAGAGCATATAAATCAGTAATATTGTACTGCATCAACCCAGCTAGCATATTTTTCTCAGCACCATACTCGGAAACATTGTTTGCATGGATGTCATtttatacaatgtttaaatgtaCAGAAAATGAAAGTCTAAGGTTTGCAAACATTGACATATTAAGTGGACTGCCAGCAGGATTTTCAATGATGACTCGGTCCAATGGCTCTGTTAACTTAGGTTTCATATTATATACAagtttcaaaaatgttataGAGCGAACTTTACCTGAGATTGTGTACAAATATAGGACATTAAAGCATAAGATAATATTACCTTTATTGTTGTTGCCACTGTTCACATCATTTATATCACTCTTTTTGACTGTGATAATAGCACTGTTACCATTTCTTCTGGTTCAGACATATAATTACTTTAAGTATTGTGTTCATAGTGATCACAACTTGCCTGACTTTTTATCTAATACAGAGTATGTTTTACCTGGCAGTGCTGAGAGTCCATGGTGTAATAGCACCTTGCCATTATCATATTCCTACATTCAAACTCACTACTGGGATGTTGGATTCTTTAAGTATTATAAGCTAAAACAAATCCCTAACTTTCTTCTAGCTGcaccaataatattattagtgtTGTATCACTgcttatcatatattttttgtaatattagaCTGTGTTTGAGACTTGGTTTGAAGACTAGTGTAATTGGATATACAAATAAGATGCCTTATAGGCCAAAGCAATATTCTAAATGTTTTGGGACCAATGATCCTGCAATGTTTGTGTATGTAGTGCATATGCTGTTTTTATGTATATTCTGCATAGTATTTGTTCATATTCAAGTGTCCACTAGGCTGCTGGCTTCGGCTAGTCCAATTTTGTATTGGATATGTTCAAGTAAGATGAATGTTGGCCCTACACCAACATCAGATCAGAATACAATAAATGAACATTTCCGGCGAATTGGTATTGGGAAGCGAATACCACCCCACCATTTGTCAATAGCAAATTTGGAGGGAGTTGACAATATGTATAGCAAATGGAAAACATTTATCATATCGAGAAAGATGCCAGACTTCCACTCGCGAATGATACAGTATTACTTTATTGGGTACTATTTGATAGGCACAGTACTCTTTTCAAATTTCTATCCTTGgacttaa
- the LOC113503585 gene encoding ubiquilin-1 isoform X2, which translates to MAEGQDEPKKITITVKTPKEKQQVEIDEDADVKKLKEVLSPKFSAEPEQLCLIFAGKILNDIDTLKQHNIKDGLTVHLVIKTPPRPEPEGATRRPPADIGATPFGLNSLGGLAGLESLGLGQSTFMDLQARMQQELLSNPDMLRQVLDNPLVQQMMNDPENMRTLITSNPQMQDLMARNPEISHMLNNPELLRQTMELARNPAMLQELMRSHDRALSNLESIPGGYNALQRMYRDIQEPMLNVASSMAGNPFSGLVDNSDGTNPQQGAENRQPLPNPWQRGGGGGAAPAPTPGLINTPGMQSLLQQMSENPRLVQSMLSAPYTNTMLQALAADPDMASQLINQNPMFANNPQLQDQIRTMMPQMLAQLQNPEMQQMMSNPQALNALLQIQQGLEQLRSAAPTLVGNLGLGVGAAGASPAAGAPNAGGAAPPPAAPPAAPAAAPNAPPRTQQNSELFTQFMQRMMAAMSNNQTNSAQPPEQRYSQQLEQLTAMGFLNREANLQALIATFGDVNAAVERLLALGQLSMS; encoded by the exons ATGGCAGAGGGACAGGACGAACCCAAAAAAATTACTATTACAGTAAAAACACCGAAAGAAAAACAGCAAGTGGAGATTGATGAGGATGCTGACGTTAAAAAA CTCAAGGAAGTGTTGTCCCCTAAATTCAGTGCGGAACCGGAGCAATTATGTCTCATATTTGCCGGAAAGATCTTGAATGATATCGACACCCTGAAACAGCACAACATCAAGGATGGGCTGACAGTCCACCTCGTGATCAAGACGCCTCCCAGGCCGGAGCCCGAGGGCGCTACGCGTCGCCCTCCAG ccgATATTGGTGCAACACCATTTGGCTTGAATTCACTGGGAGGACTGGCTGGGCTGGAGAGCTTGGGGCTTGGACAGAGCACCTTCATGGATTTGCAG GCTCGAATGCAACAGGAGCTCCTGTCGAACCCGGACATGCTGAGACAAGTGCTTGACAACCCGCTGGTACAGCAGATGATGAATGACCCTGAGAACATGCGCACACTTATCACATCTAACCCACAGATGCAGGACTTGATGGCG AGAAACCCAGAGATAAGTCACATGCTGAACAACCCTGAGCTGCTGCGTCAGACCATGGAGCTGGCTCGCAACCCCGCCATGCTGCAGGAGCTCATGCGCTCGCATGACCGCGCACTCTCGAACCTGGAGAGCATACCGG GTGGTTATAATGCATTACAGCGCATGTATAGAGACATCCAAGAGCCGATGTTGAATGTAGCCAGCAGTATGGCTGGTAACCCGTTCTCTGGTCTTGTGGATAATTCTG ACGGCACGAACCCGCAACAAGGCGCAGAGAACCGGCAGCCGCTGCCCAACCCgtggcagcgcggcggcggcggcggcgcggccccGGCGCCCACGCCCGGCCTCATCAACACGCCCGGCATGCAGTCGCTGCTGCAGCAGATGTCCGAGAACCCGCGCCTCGTGCAGTCCATGCTGTCCGCGCCCTACACCAACACCATGCTGCAGGCGCTGGCCGCCGACCCCGACATGGCCTCGCAGCTCATCAACCAG aatcCTATGTTTGCGAATAATCCACAACTACAAGACCAGATCCGCACAATGATGCCACAGATGCTTGCACAGCTGCAGAACCCAGAGATGCAACAGATGATGTCCAATCCACAG GCTCTGAACGCGCTGCTGCAGATCCAGCAGGGGCTGGAGCAGCTGCGCAGCGCGGCGCCCACGCTGGTGGGCAACCTGGGGCTGGGCGTGGGCGCGGCCGGCGCCAGCCCCGCGGCGGGCGCGCCCAACGCGGGgggcgccgcgcccccgccggccgcgccccccgccgcgcccgccgccgcgcccaaCGCGCCGCCGCGCACACAACAAAACTCAGAACTCTTCACGCAG TTCATGCAGCGGATGATGGCTGCGATGTCGAACAACCAGACGAATTCTGCGCAACCGCCAGAGCAACGCTACTCGCAACAACTTGAACAACTCACTGCTATGGGTTTCCTCAACCGGGAAGCGAACCTACAAG CACTGATCGCGACGTTCGGTGACGTGAACGCGGCGGTGGAGAGGCTACTCGCTCTCGGCCAGTTGTCCATGAGCTAA
- the LOC113503585 gene encoding ubiquilin-1 isoform X1, which produces MAEGQDEPKKITITVKTPKEKQQVEIDEDADVKKLKEVLSPKFSAEPEQLCLIFAGKILNDIDTLKQHNIKDGLTVHLVIKTPPRPEPEGATRRPPADIGATPFGLNSLGGLAGLESLGLGQSTFMDLQARMQQELLSNPDMLRQVLDNPLVQQMMNDPENMRTLITSNPQMQDLMARNPEISHMLNNPELLRQTMELARNPAMLQELMRSHDRALSNLESIPGGYNALQRMYRDIQEPMLNVASSMAGNPFSGLVDNSVDGTNPQQGAENRQPLPNPWQRGGGGGAAPAPTPGLINTPGMQSLLQQMSENPRLVQSMLSAPYTNTMLQALAADPDMASQLINQNPMFANNPQLQDQIRTMMPQMLAQLQNPEMQQMMSNPQALNALLQIQQGLEQLRSAAPTLVGNLGLGVGAAGASPAAGAPNAGGAAPPPAAPPAAPAAAPNAPPRTQQNSELFTQFMQRMMAAMSNNQTNSAQPPEQRYSQQLEQLTAMGFLNREANLQALIATFGDVNAAVERLLALGQLSMS; this is translated from the exons ATGGCAGAGGGACAGGACGAACCCAAAAAAATTACTATTACAGTAAAAACACCGAAAGAAAAACAGCAAGTGGAGATTGATGAGGATGCTGACGTTAAAAAA CTCAAGGAAGTGTTGTCCCCTAAATTCAGTGCGGAACCGGAGCAATTATGTCTCATATTTGCCGGAAAGATCTTGAATGATATCGACACCCTGAAACAGCACAACATCAAGGATGGGCTGACAGTCCACCTCGTGATCAAGACGCCTCCCAGGCCGGAGCCCGAGGGCGCTACGCGTCGCCCTCCAG ccgATATTGGTGCAACACCATTTGGCTTGAATTCACTGGGAGGACTGGCTGGGCTGGAGAGCTTGGGGCTTGGACAGAGCACCTTCATGGATTTGCAG GCTCGAATGCAACAGGAGCTCCTGTCGAACCCGGACATGCTGAGACAAGTGCTTGACAACCCGCTGGTACAGCAGATGATGAATGACCCTGAGAACATGCGCACACTTATCACATCTAACCCACAGATGCAGGACTTGATGGCG AGAAACCCAGAGATAAGTCACATGCTGAACAACCCTGAGCTGCTGCGTCAGACCATGGAGCTGGCTCGCAACCCCGCCATGCTGCAGGAGCTCATGCGCTCGCATGACCGCGCACTCTCGAACCTGGAGAGCATACCGG GTGGTTATAATGCATTACAGCGCATGTATAGAGACATCCAAGAGCCGATGTTGAATGTAGCCAGCAGTATGGCTGGTAACCCGTTCTCTGGTCTTGTGGATAATTCTG TAGACGGCACGAACCCGCAACAAGGCGCAGAGAACCGGCAGCCGCTGCCCAACCCgtggcagcgcggcggcggcggcggcgcggccccGGCGCCCACGCCCGGCCTCATCAACACGCCCGGCATGCAGTCGCTGCTGCAGCAGATGTCCGAGAACCCGCGCCTCGTGCAGTCCATGCTGTCCGCGCCCTACACCAACACCATGCTGCAGGCGCTGGCCGCCGACCCCGACATGGCCTCGCAGCTCATCAACCAG aatcCTATGTTTGCGAATAATCCACAACTACAAGACCAGATCCGCACAATGATGCCACAGATGCTTGCACAGCTGCAGAACCCAGAGATGCAACAGATGATGTCCAATCCACAG GCTCTGAACGCGCTGCTGCAGATCCAGCAGGGGCTGGAGCAGCTGCGCAGCGCGGCGCCCACGCTGGTGGGCAACCTGGGGCTGGGCGTGGGCGCGGCCGGCGCCAGCCCCGCGGCGGGCGCGCCCAACGCGGGgggcgccgcgcccccgccggccgcgccccccgccgcgcccgccgccgcgcccaaCGCGCCGCCGCGCACACAACAAAACTCAGAACTCTTCACGCAG TTCATGCAGCGGATGATGGCTGCGATGTCGAACAACCAGACGAATTCTGCGCAACCGCCAGAGCAACGCTACTCGCAACAACTTGAACAACTCACTGCTATGGGTTTCCTCAACCGGGAAGCGAACCTACAAG CACTGATCGCGACGTTCGGTGACGTGAACGCGGCGGTGGAGAGGCTACTCGCTCTCGGCCAGTTGTCCATGAGCTAA
- the LOC113503582 gene encoding tubulin polyglutamylase TTLL13-like isoform X2: protein MEVDLQDTFLRDEDQLSQHSSKQTYSVPNKRKNDKQEEKTVTDQQAKEEKEQAENIASMLMRNYDTKLYGEDDTSQPTSRTAPIIPIEATRKKKKRRRSQISICLTNCRYESIRKVASAFGMREVSEEDAWNFYWTDMSVSVERAKEMKRFQRINHFPGMLEICRKDLLARNLNRMQKIYPKEYNFFPKTWCLPADFGEALNYSKSRKNKTFIIKPECGSQGRGIYLTKSLKDIKPTDKLICQVYLSKPYLVDGYKFDIRVYTLITSCDPLRIFVYNEGLVRFATSRYADPNVNNTTNVFMHLTNYALNKHSRTYVYDSEAGSKRKISTLNKILLSQGVDLDRLWHAIDQVIVKTIISAWPILKHSYHACFPSHDMVHACFEILGFDILLDHKLHPYILEVNHSPSFHTDTQLDREVKEGLLTDTFTMLNIWQCDKRRVLEEDRKRIRDRLLQTNKFAEFTPTEDKEPEKSPWQTQIQWEETHLGNFRRVYPVGEQYASLFQQPSGSLYTGTASSRARGDCTRLQREEFQQTKAKAEALKKPSQPKASKEGEKKSVEEGSSTTTAITSNTTTTDKTAKTKSRADKEQKRKEKDKDKDDKDKKLSSRPSLAQQPVAEKESKPTYVLCSFEPDPIVEKEERERVNLLAQRDFLIRSYGMLEQIYLVMKKMGTLRPEDERKYGVYGRLSVVSNSPKTATKKSKTVAHKPNNHGDHLDNGLQVECRDVVIWERGPRCAGGRSAATHLARTAYTIWKMNSLDTIPRPK, encoded by the exons ATGGAG GTGGATTTACAAGACACTTTCTTGCGTGATGAGGATCAGCTATCTCAACACAGCTCAAAACAAACTTATTCAGTAccaaataaacgaaaaaatgataaacaag AGGAGAAAACGGTAACTGATCAACAAGCTAAAGAGGAAAAGGAACAAGCTGAAAATATAGCGTCTATGCTTATGCGTAACTACGACACCAAGTTATATGGTGAAGATGATACGTCGCAGCCTACGTCACGTACTGCACCTATAATACCTATAGAGGCCACAcgcaagaaaaagaaaagaaggag ATCTCAAATATCGATATGTCTAACAAATTGCCGCTATGAATCTATACGGAAAGTGGCAAGCGCTTTCGGAATGCGAGAAGTATCTGAGGAGGATGCTTGGAATTTCTACTGGACTGACATGAGCGTATCTGTGGAGCGAGCGAAGGAAATGAAGAGGTTTCAGCGCATCAATCATTTTCCTGGCATGTTAGAAATTTGCAG AAAGGATCTGTTGGCACGGAATTTGAATAGAATGCAGAAAATTTATCCAAAGGAATATAATTTCTTTCCAAAAACTTGGTGCCTGCCAGCAGA TTTTGGCGAAGCCCTTAATTATAGCAAATCTCGTAAGAATAagacttttattataaaacccgAATGTGGCAGCCAGGGTCGCGGCATTTACTTGACTAAGTCGCTAAAGGACATCAAACCAACTGACAAACTTATATGCCAG gtGTATTTATCAAAACCGTATCTAGTGGACGGCTACAAGTTCGACATTAGAGTTTACACTCTCATTACTTCTTGTGATCCTCtaagaatatttgtttataacgaAGGACTTGTAAG gTTCGCAACAAGCAGATACGCGGACCCCAATGTAAACAACACTACGAATGTGTTCATGCACCTGACTAATTATGCGCTGAACAAGCACAGCCGCACCTACGTTTACGACTCAGAAGCTGGCAGCAAGCG CAAGATATCGACTTTGAACAAGATCCTGTTGTCGCAAGGCGTCGATTTGGACAGGCTGTGGCATGCTATAGACCAAGTGATCGTCAAGACTATCATATCCGCGTGGCCGATACTCAAGCACAGTTACCATGCCTGTTTCCCCTCGCATGATAtg GTGCATGCCTGTTTTGAAATACTTGGCTTCGATATCCTTCTGGACCATAAGTTACACCCTTATATATTGGAA GTGAATCATTCGCCGAGTTTTCATACGGACACACAATTGGATCGCGAGGTGAAAGAAGGATTGCTCACCGATACATTCACTATGCTGAATATATGGCAATGCGACAAGCGGCGCGTGCTCGAAGAAGATCGCAAACGGATACGAGACAGACTGCTCCAGACTAACAA GTTCGCTGAATTCACACCAACCGAGGATAAGGAACCAGAAAAAAGTCCGTGGCAAACACAAATACAGTGGGAGGAGACGCATCTTGGAAATTTTAG ACGTGTGTACCCGGTGGGCGAGCAGTACGCGTCGCTGTTCCAGCAGCCCTCGGGCTCGCTGTACACGGGCACGGCCTCGTCGCGCGCCCGCGGCGACTGCACGCGCCTGCAGCGGGAGGAGTTCCAG CAGACGAAAGCTAAAGCGGAAGCGCTGAAGAAACCCTCGCAGCCCAAAGCTTCTAAAGAAGGTGAAAAGAAGTCAGTCGAAGAGGGAAGCTCCACGACTACCGCTATCACTTCCAACACAACCACCACAGACAAGACCGCCAAAACTAAAAGCCGCGCGGACAAGGAACAGAAACGcaaagaaaaagataaagacAAAGATGATAAAGACAAGAAACTTTCCAGCAGACCCTCACTTGCACAGCAACCG GTGGCCGAAAAAGAGAGCAAACCGACGTACGTGCTGTGTTCATTTGAGCCTGATCCCATTGTGGAGAAAGAGGAACGTGAGCGGGTGAACTTGCTAGCGCAGAGGGACTTCTTGATAAGAAGTTACGGCATGCTAGAGCAG ATCTATTTAGTCATGAAAAAAATGGGAACCCTAAGGCCCGAGGACGAACGAAAATATGGTGTCTACGGACGACTTTCAGTGGTATCTAACTCGCCCAAG ACCGCCACAAAGAAGAGTAAAACAGTCGCTCACAAGCCAAACAACCACGGAGACCACTTGGACAACG GCCTGCAGGTGGAGTGCCGCGACGTCGTGATCTGGGAGCGGGGCCCGCGCTGCGCGGGCGGCCGCTCCGCCGCCACGCACCTGGCCCGCACCGCCTACACCATATGGAAAATGAACTC ATTAGATACGATTCCTCGTCCCAAGTGA